The following coding sequences lie in one Vanessa atalanta chromosome 1, ilVanAtal1.2, whole genome shotgun sequence genomic window:
- the LOC125064565 gene encoding mediator of RNA polymerase II transcription subunit 30: MAGQGHQFPGNFQGNAGAMRTGFGGPMGGQMQAMPNQMTGVMGGPMGNTGMVGMGNQMVPPYGAAMPGQMTNMGMGGQGMGTAMAGVGTGPGGLGSQAVQQQGGMQAAAAVQVAASAPPPAPVAHPPQSKEFNTASLCKFGQETVQDIVSRTQDVFQTLKAIQPPNGTQHGENASNDKKAKMQEQLRTIRLLFKRLRLIYEKCNETCQGMEYTHMESLIPIKDEADNKALDERRNTESYRLALEENRELTEQVVLKNKQLKEVITNLRTIIWEINVMLTMRRS; this comes from the exons ATGGCGGGACAAGGACATCAATTCCCTGGAAACTTCCAGGGTAATGCTGGTGCGATGAGAACAGGTTTTGGCGGGCCAATGGGGGGCCAGATGCAAGCCATGCCTAACCAAATGACTG GTGTGATGGGTGGTCCCATGGGCAACACTGGTATGGTGGGAATGGGCAATCAAATGGTACCACCGTATGGAGCAGCTATGCCAGGCCAAATGACTAATATGGGAATGGGTGGACAG GGAATGGGCACAGCTATGGCTGGAGTAGGAACTGGTCCAGGCGGACTTGGATCACAAGCAGTTCAACAACaag GAGGCATGCAAGCAGCAGCTGCAGTGCAGGTTGCTGCCTCAGCGCCCCCGCCGGCTCCCGTCGCTCACCCTCCACAGAGCAAGGAGTTTAACACAGCTTCATTATGCAA GTTTGGCCAGGAAACAGTCCAAGACATAGTCAGTAGAACACAAGATGTTTTCCAAACTTTAAAAGCCATTCAACCACCGAATGGAACCCAGCACGGTGAAAACGCAAGTAATGACAAGAAAGCAAAGATGCAAGAGCAGCTTCGTACGATAAGACTCTTGTTCAAGCGGCTAAGACTCATCTATGAGAAATGTAATGAGACATGTCAG GGCATGGAGTATACACACATGGAAAGTCTGATTCCAATAAAAGATGAAGCGGACAACAAGGCGTTAGACGAGAGGCGAAATACAGAATCATACAGACTAGCGTTGGAGGAAAACAGAGAATTAACGGAGCag GTGGTTCTCAAAAATAAACAGCTAAAGGAGGTAATCACAAATCTAAGGACGATAATTTgggaaataaatgtaatgttaacaATGCGTAGATCATAA
- the LOC125063893 gene encoding uncharacterized protein LOC125063893, whose product MYKSLILVCCLCVVLIECRPSWQYLPEVPGYVPVYIRNGDTPLEEINPDLAEAFHALPIGRSAGKHLDAAPDTPEQADQPQPEEIPEPVNNSSIERRPFEKKQLEKKKKASFDVTKPVERR is encoded by the exons ATGTACAAATCATTAATTCTCGTGTGTTGTTTGTGCGTAGTTTTAATCG AGTGTCGGCCCAGTTGGCAGTACTTACCTGAAGTGCCAGGCTACGTTCCAGTTTATATTCGCAATGGGGACACACCGTTAGAAGAGATCAATCCAGATTTAGCAGAAGCCTTTCACGCGCTACCTATAGGGCGTAGCGCAGGGAAACATTTAGACGCAGCTCCTGATACCCCAGAACAAGCTGACCAACCGCAGCCAGAGGAAATTCCGGAACCCGTTAATAATTCCAGCATCGAACGACGCCCCTTCGAGAAGAAGCAACTCGAGAAGAAGAAAAAGGCCAGCTTCGACGTCACTAAGCCCGTCGAGCGTAGATAG